In a genomic window of Apteryx mantelli isolate bAptMan1 chromosome 2, bAptMan1.hap1, whole genome shotgun sequence:
- the FAM83H gene encoding protein FAM83H yields the protein MARRSQSSSQGDNPLDPNYLPPHYKEYYRLALDVLTEEGKESYQRFLAEEAVPDFLCNSEVDHIIQNLQKPQYANQESNTDTTGDNDMDGSSGTYWPMNSDLAVPELDLGWPMVFGFRGTEVTTLVQPPPPDNPSIKEEARRMIRAAQQVVAIVMDIFTDVDLLFEVLDAAARRVPVYILLDEMNSQLFLDTAAKCRVNLNYVEFLRVRTVSGPTYYCRTGMSFKGHVKEKFLLVDCMVVLSGNYSFMWSFEKIHRSIAHIFQGELVSSFDEEFRILFAQSEPLVPPANVLAKTENPFAMTPFGNNMPFFPKKAPLMFQREDNLFPSFMDRVDADRYFLSNFRRDDMLRHTVEGSAMRMYKKVEIENSQMDPLRGFLRSKQLELDAFKRHSFAEGTFENFASSKQYARQMFMNNLDEFKIQSSHFQKDQLYQYQFEHPHGRPQGLFDRIRGGRPGFNELEDYGEGPRYPELESNFPQEGFPLRLDYVPSNSSREVRHGSDQLNPAGNGPMGMMLRRQNIGQKFICQTSPTQKQSLEQRLFLQDKDEDPNQDKNTQENRTGLRDWRISSYLSAYQSEPEEGLPMPMESEAYSDVLGDTLTKHSSDLIPVFKSPISFNNKSLGIESAKESVDPDRVGEEASIMKQDAFRSRINPLIQRSSRLRSSLIFSAAKLDQPNTAIEKVHMIQKEQMSSELTKDNETIKTAASSKVAELLEKYKAVGKDTERATVSHTKAISSFLQEESQNAEKKCTKSVQYKILESRVLDSKDSCSTYKVHGETDRPFGMASSTPQLTDALSKDPLAHISTKVDKLSSRFYPIENKPAFPEKESLIFVGDTQKLNLPEKKERVTFKDDTQKSANTELKKPQIRTSTTSVLESLSKSHGSDSSLNKSEEECSKQEQNPMEFFRKGSLRLKQLLNPKGEKKLEEEPISESGKSDKQPVVLKRSSIGDCQEMMEEEKNHKFATPLPPKSSQPTQGRFSTANILYSSNLRDDTKVILEQISANSQKNRAELAKQLPSTSNPDLSRSTTSLERKGEKEKSCNIHRSESFGSQKRNLQRQPSEDRDTLLKKMENMRKEKRVYSRFEVFCKKDDHTSQSEEEYDTDAKDKKMGKFMPKILGTFKTKK from the exons ATGGCTCGTCGGTCTCAAAGCTCCTCACAGGGGGACAACCCCCTCGACCCTAACTACCTGCCACCACATTACAAGGAGTATTACCGCTTGGCTCTGGATGTGCTGACTGAAGAGGGCAAAGAAAGTTACCAACGCTTCCTGGCAGAAGAAGCAGTCCCTGATTTTCTTTGCAACTCAGAGGTGGATCACATCATACAGAATCTCCAGAAACCCCAGTATGCCAATCAGGAAAGTAACACAGACACCACAGGCGACAATGACATGGATGGATCCTCTGGGACATACTGGCCCATGAACTCAGACCTTGCTGTTCCTGAGCTTGACCTGGGCTGGCCGATGGTCTTTGGGTTCAGGGGAACGGAAGTGACAACCCTTGTGCAACCACCACCCCCAGACAATCCAAGCATCAAGGAGGAGGCTCGCAGAATGATCCGAGCAGCTCAGCAG GTGGTAGCCATAGTGATGGACATCTTCACTGATGTGGATTTGCTGTTTGAGGTGTTGGATGCTGCTGCTCGCAGAGTCCCTGTGTACATCTTGCTGGATGAAATGAACTCTCAGCTTTTCCTTGATACAGCTGCTAAATGCAGAGTCAATCTTAACTACGTGGAG TTCCTAAGGGTGAGGACAGTTTCTGGCCCAACCTACTACTGCCGCACAGGGATGTCCTTCAAAGGCCATGTGAAAGAGAAATTCCTCTTGGTGGACTGCATGGTGGTGCTGAGTGGCAACTACAG TTTTATGTGGTCTTTTGAGAAGATTCACAGAAGCATTGCACACATCTTCCAGGGGGAGCTGGTGTCCAGTTTCGATGAAGAATTCCGAATTTTGTTTGCACAATCAGAACCTCTTGTTCCTCCAGCCAATGTCTTGGCAAAGACAGAGAACCCATTTGCCATGACTCCCTTTGGCAATAACATgcctttctttccaaaaaaagcaCCCCTAATGTTCCAGAGAGAGGACAATCTCTTTCCCTCCTTTATGGACAGAGTTGATGCAGACAGGTACTTCCTGTCAAATTTCAGGCGGGATGACATGCTGCGCCATACTGTGGAGGGGTCAGCCATGCGAATGTATAAAAAGGTAGAAATAGAGAATTCTCAGATGGATCCTCTCAGGGGTTTTCTCCGCTCCAAGCAGTTAGAGTTGGATGCTTTTAAGAGACACAGTTTTGCAGAAGGAACATTTGAAAATTTCGCTTCCTCCAAGCAGTATGCCAGACAGATGTTCATGAACAATCTGGATGAATTTAAAATCCAGTCTAGTCACTTTCAGAAGGACCAGCTGTACCAGTACCAGTTTGAACATCCCCATGGCAGGCCTCAGGGACTGTTTGATAGAATACGGGGCGGTAGGCCAGGATTCAATGAACTGGAAGACTATGGAGAGGGACCAAGGTACCCTGAACTTGAATCCAATTTTCCACAGGAGGGCTTCCCCTTAAGACTAGATTACGTACCTTCAAATTCTTCCAGGGAAGTGAGACATGGATCTGATCAGCTGAACCCTGCAGGCAACGGCCCCATGGGAATGATGTTAAGAAGGCAAAACATAGGACAGAAATTCATTTGCCAGACATCTCCTACACAGAAGCAAAGCCTGGAACAACGCCTGTTTTTACAAGACAAAGATGAGGACCCAAATCAAGACAAGAATACCCAAGAAAATAGAACAGGGTTACGCGACTGGAGGATTTCTTCATACCTCAGTGCGTACCAGTCTGAACCGGAAGAAGGTCTCCCAATGCCCATGGAATCGGAGGCATACAGTGATGTTCTTGGGGATACCCTCACAAAGCACTCCAGCGACCTCATCCCGGTGTTCAAATCCCCTATATCATTCAATAACAAGTCACTAGGAATTGAAAGTGCCAAAGAATCTGTAGATCCCGATAGAGTAGGTGAAGAAGCCTCTATAATGAAACAAGATGCCTTTAGGTCCAGAATAAATCCCTTGATCCAGAGGAGCTCAAGACTCAGGTCCTCTCTGATTTTTAGTGCTGCCAAGTTAGATCAGCCAAACACAGCAATAGAAAAGGTTCATATGATCCAAAAGGAACAAATGTCCAGTGAGTTGACAAAAGACAATGAAACTATAAAGACAGCTGCCTCATCTAAAGTGGCAGAACTCTTAGAGAAGTACAAAGCTGTGGGCAAAGACACAGAGCGAGCGACAGTCAGTCACACCAAAGCTATTTCCAGTTTTCTCcaggaagaatcacagaatgcagAGAAGAAATGTACCAAATCTGTGCAATATAAGATTCTTGAGAGTAGGGTACTAGACTCCAAAGACTCCTGCAGTACTTACAAAGTGCATGGAGAGACTGACAGACCATTTGGAATGGCTTCATCAACTCCCCAGCTTACTGATGCATTGAGTAAAGATCCCCTAGCACATATTAGCACTAAAGTGGACAAATTATCATCTCGGTTTTACCCTATAGAGAATAAACCTgcttttccagagaaggagagtctTATATTTGTAGGGGACACTCAGAAACTGAATCTTccagagaagaaggaaagagtGACATTCAAAGACGACACTCAAAAATCAGCTAATACAGAACTCAAGAAACCACAGATTAGAACAAGTACCACATCAGTTCTTGAAAGCTTATCTAAAAGTCACGGATCCGACAGCTCTCTCAATAAGTCTGAGGAAGAATGTTCAAAACAGGAACAGAATCCAATGGAATTTTTCAGAAAAGGGTCATTACGGCTGAAGCAGCTGTTGAACCCAAAAGGTGAAAAGAAATTGGAGGAGGAACCCATTTCTGAGAGTGGAAAATCTGACAAACAGCCTGTGGTTCTCAAACGATCTTCCATAGGGGACTGTCAGGAAatgatggaggaagaaaaaaaccataaATTTGCAACACCACTTCCTCCCAAAAGCAGCCAGCCAACTCAGGGGAGATTTTCCACAGCTAACATTCTGTACAGCAGCAATCTCCGTGATGATACCAAAGTGATTCTAGAACAAATTTCTGCAAACAGTCAGAAGAACAGAGCTGAACTGGCCAAGCAACTGCCATCCACTAGCAATCCTGATCTTTCTAGGTCAACTACAAGCTTGGAAAGGAAAGGTGAGAAGGAGAAAAGCTGTAACATCCACAGATCAGAGAGTTTTGGGAGCCAGAAACGAAATCTTCAGCGGCAACCATCAGAGGATCGAGATACccttctgaaaaaaatggagaataTGCGGAAGGAAAAGCGAGTCTACAGTAGATTTGAGGTCTTCTGCAAAAAGGATGATCATACAAGTCAGAGTGAAGAGGAATATGACACAGATGCCAAAGACAAGAAGATGGGAAAATTCATGCCCAAAATCTTGGGGACCTTCAAGACCAAAAAATGA